The Terriglobales bacterium genome contains the following window.
TCCCAGGACCACCTGCGGGTGGTGCTGTTCTTCACCGACGGCTACGTGGGCAACGACATGGAGATCATCGGCGAGGTGCAGAAGCATCCCAACGCCCGCGTCTTCACCCTCGGCATCGGCAGCTCGGTGAACCGCTTCCTCATCGACAAGATGGCGGCGGCGGGGCGCGGCGAGGCCGAGTACGTCACCCTGGAGCGCGACGCCGACCCCGTGGTCGCGCGCCTGTTCGAGCGGGTGCGCACGCCCCTGCTCACCGACATCTCCATCGACTGGGGCGGGCTGCCCGTGACCATGACCCAGCCGGAGCGCATCCCCGACCTGTTCGGCGCCAAGCCGGTGATCGTGACCGGGCGCTACGCGGGGCCGGCGCGGGGCACCATCCGGCTGCACGGCACGCGCGCCGGTCAGCCCTACGAGCGCGACATCCAGGTCACGCTGCCGGCGGACGAGCCCGGCCACGACGTGCTGGCCACGCTGTGGGCGCGGCAGCGCATCGACGCCCTCATGTCCCAGGACTGGGTGGGCTTGCAGGGCGGCAACATGAAGGCCGAGCTGCAGCAGGCCATCACCGGGCTGGGCCTGCAGTTCCGCCTGATGACCCAATTCACCTCGTTCGTCGCGGTGGAAGAGATGACCGTGACCGACGGCGGCCAGCCGCGCACCGTGCAGGTGCCGGTGGAGATGCCGGAGGGCGTCAGCTACCAGGGCGTCTTTGGGGAGGACAAGGACGAGGCGGTGGCAAGCGGCAGCACCGTCTACGCGCTGCGCGCCGCGCCGGTCAAGAGTCGCGGCATGGGCGGCTATGCGCCGAGGCAGGCGCCGGCCGCGCCTCCCCTGACCAACACCACCACGGTGGAAGGGCGCGCCGACCAGCCGGCTGCCAAGCTCCACCCCACGCTGCAGGCGGCGGTGGCGTGCCTGAAGAGCGGCAAGAGCGGATGTGGCGCCACGCCCGCCTCCAAGCTGCTGCTGCAGGTCTGGCTGACCGACAAGACGCCCGAGGCGCTGGCCCAGCTCAAGGCCCTGGGCTTCGAGGTGGTGCTCGATCCCCAGAGTTCCAGCCTGGTGATCGGGAGGCTCACGGCGGAGAAGCTGGAGGCGCTCTCCAAGCTGAAGGCGGTGCGCTACGTGGCGCCCCAGGTGTAGAGCGGACGTCAGACGGGCGGGAACCGATTCCGCCCGCCACTTTTCTAGCCCTGCGCGGCGGCGCCGCGCGGGGTGAGCGCGCCCAGCAGGATGGCCACCAGGAAGAGGGCGGCGACGTCGCCCCACAGGTGGCCGCGCTCCTCCACGTGCTGGAAGGCGTGCCAGGCCATGATGCCGCCGTGCACCACGCTCGACCACACCGTGAACCAGATCAGGCTGAGGTGCTTGCGGGGAGCGCGCGACGCCAGCAGCAGGAAGACCCCCAGGGTGGCGTAGATGCCCAGGATCATCTGCTCGTACTCGGGCTGATTGGGGATCCAGCGCCAGCCCGCCGGCCACACCTGCATCAGCGGGTAGATGCCGAAGACGAAGATCAACCCCACCAGCACCAGCGCCGCGCGCAGAGCCTTGTCGTTGGAAGCGGCCATGGTCATCCTCCTGTCAAATGCGCGGGGATGATAGCCGAGGAGCAAGGCAAAAGTAAAAAGGCAAAAGGCAAAGCTCTCCTGGGAGTGTCATCCTTCCGCCGACCGAAGGGAGGCGGGAGGATCTGACGACATCGCCTTCGCCACCACAGGGGTTGTGCAGACGATCCTCGTCAGATCCTCCGCTCGGCTTCGCCTCGCGAAGGATGACATCAACGGAGGTTCTTCGTGCTGCGCGCGGGATCCTTCGCAGCGAAAGCTGCTCAGGATGACGCCTTCTTGAAGATGGTTTTCCTCTGTGCTCTCTGTGTCCTCTGTGGTTAATCTTCCTCGAGTTTCTTCAGCGCTCTGCGGGCGAGCTTGCCCTCGTCGGTCTGGGGGACGGAATCGGCGACGCGCTGGTAGCGCCGGCGGGCCTCCTGGTCGCGGTGGTTGAGGGCGTCCAGCTCGGCGGCCTGCAAATCGCAGCGGTAGATGTAGATGCTCGAGCCGGGAAGTGCGGCGCCCTCGGCAAAGAGCGCCAGCGCGGCCGGGTCGTGCTCAAGGTGGCGCTGCGCCATGCCCGCCAGGTAGAAGAGGCGGGCCGGCGGCAGCTTATCGAAGTTGGGCTCCTGCGCGCGGTATCTCGACAGCATGGAGTCGTAGACCTGGGCGGCGGCGGCCCAGTCGCCCATCTGCTCGTCGAGCGACGCCACCTCCTGGGGCAGCAGGTAGTTGCGCGGCGAGGCCGCGGCCATCTCCTGGAAGACGGCCAGCGCTTCCGGCAGCATCTTCTCGCGCTGGTAGAGGACGCCGAGCATCAACTGCGCGTCCTCGCGGGCGAAGTGCCCCTGCTCGGCGGCTCGCTTCACCTCCGCCAGGCCTTCCTTGCGGCTGCCATGCCGCCCGGTGAGCGCCGCCATCAGCTTCCAGAACCAGGGCAGGCTGCCCACCACGTAGTGCTGTACCCCCACGATCAGGTAAGCGTCGGTGAAGTTGGGATCCATCTTGAGCAGACGCTCGTGCAGGTCGAAGGCGTCCTTGGCCTCGTGCAGTGCCGGGCCGTACTCTTTGCGCAGGGCGAAGTGGTAGGTGGCGCGGGTGCCGTGCGTCACTCCCAGCCAGTACATGGCCTCCTTGTCCTGGGGATCGCTGTCGAGGCGCGCCTGGGCGAGCTGCTGCGCCTGGTCGAGCACGCGGAACAGCTCCTCCTGGAAGCCGGGCGAGACTTCCACCTTGGAGGGCTGGAAGACCTCGCCGCCCTGGCCGTAGACCTTGGCTTCGAGCACGCCGCGCTCGAACATCTCGCGGTAGAGGATGGCCACGGCGAGGTAGTTCCAGGCGCGCAGGTCGTCGGGATGCTCCCCCACCCAGGCCTCGAGCTGGCGGCGGGCCTGGGCGTACTCCAGGTTGCGGATGTGGCCGATGGCCACGCCCACCGGATCCTCCGGCGGGGCCGGGGCCTGGCGGGCGGAGGCGGCGGGCGCCAGGGCGAGCAGGAACGTCAGCAGGATGCAGGAAGCAGTGCAGCGCATGAGGATCGTCCTCCTGCGAGCGAGCCTAGGGCGGGCGCCCCGGGCGGGCAATCGTCCACCTCTCAATCCTAAATCGTTTCCGGGTCACCGCGCCTTGTTGGTTGTCATCCTGAGCGAGCGATGCCCTGCGGCTGGCCCGCAGGGCATCGCGAGTCGAAGGACCCCGCGTCGGATTTCTTCCGGCGACCCTTTCTTAACAACCAGGGGAAAACACCAGGTCCTTCG
Protein-coding sequences here:
- a CDS encoding DUF6632 domain-containing protein; this translates as MAASNDKALRAALVLVGLIFVFGIYPLMQVWPAGWRWIPNQPEYEQMILGIYATLGVFLLLASRAPRKHLSLIWFTVWSSVVHGGIMAWHAFQHVEERGHLWGDVAALFLVAILLGALTPRGAAAQG
- a CDS encoding VWA domain-containing protein: QGGGWAPDTTRVPDASRITPPVTPPGTRAGHDISIEVRLDAGVPIQNFRCTTHKIASQRTGAATAVIRLEDQAVIPNKDFILQYDVASGKIQDALLTHKGKNGGFFALILQPPDRVAESDVTPREIVFVIDTSGSQYGFPLEKSKKLVELALAHLHPQDTFNIITFAGNTQILFDEPVPASEKNLARARALLANLTGGGGTEMMKAIRASMDPSDSQDHLRVVLFFTDGYVGNDMEIIGEVQKHPNARVFTLGIGSSVNRFLIDKMAAAGRGEAEYVTLERDADPVVARLFERVRTPLLTDISIDWGGLPVTMTQPERIPDLFGAKPVIVTGRYAGPARGTIRLHGTRAGQPYERDIQVTLPADEPGHDVLATLWARQRIDALMSQDWVGLQGGNMKAELQQAITGLGLQFRLMTQFTSFVAVEEMTVTDGGQPRTVQVPVEMPEGVSYQGVFGEDKDEAVASGSTVYALRAAPVKSRGMGGYAPRQAPAAPPLTNTTTVEGRADQPAAKLHPTLQAAVACLKSGKSGCGATPASKLLLQVWLTDKTPEALAQLKALGFEVVLDPQSSSLVIGRLTAEKLEALSKLKAVRYVAPQV